A portion of the Aricia agestis chromosome 1, ilAriAges1.1, whole genome shotgun sequence genome contains these proteins:
- the LOC121728805 gene encoding 26S proteasome non-ATPase regulatory subunit 7 — translation MPGQEVVTTKVVVHPLVLLSVVDHFNRMGKIGNQKRVVGVLLGCWRAKGVLDVSNSFAVPFDEDDKDKSVWFLDHDYLENMYGMFKKVNAREKVVGWYHTGPKLHQNDVAINELIRRYCPNSVLVIIDAKPKDLGLPTEAYQAVEEVHDDGSPTTRTFEHVPSEIGAEEAEEVGVEHLLRDIKDTTVGSLSQRVTNQLLGLKGLHSQLSEIRDYLIQVGEGSLPMNHQIIYQLQDIFNLLPDISSENFIDNLYIKTNDQSLVVYLAALVRSIIALHNLINNKITNRDAEEGKKDEAKDKKEKKDDKDDKSKTDEKTKSDKKEKDEKKK, via the exons ATGCCGGGCCAAGAAGTAGTGACTACAAAAGTTGTGGTTCATCCATTGGTTCTTTTGAGCGTTGTTGATCATTTCAATCGAATGGGAAAAATTGGGAACCAAAAGCGTGTGGTTGGAGTTCTACTTGGTTGCTGGCGAGCCAAAGGAGTACTTGATGTTTCCAACAGTTTCGCGG TGCCTTTTGATGAAGATGACAAAGATAAGTCTGTGTGGTTCTTAGATCATGATTATTTGGAGAACATGTATGGCatgtttaaaaaagtaaatgCCAGAGAAAAGGTTGTTGGCTGGTATCATACTGGGCCAAAATTGCACCAAAACGATGTGGCAATTAATGAATTAATAAGGCGGTACTGTCCCAACTCTGTTCTTGTTATCATTGATGCTAAACCTAAGGACCTGGGGCTGCCCACAGAAGCTTATCAGGCAGTAGAAGAGGTTCACGATGATGGCAGCCCAACCACAAGAACATTTGAGCATGTACCAAGTGAAATTGGAGCGGAGGAGGCTGAAGAAGTTGGAGTGGAACATTTACTGAGAGACATCAAGGATACCACTGTCGGAAGCCTTTCCCAACGTGTGACTAATCAGCTCCTCGGTCTAAAGGGCCTCCACTCCCAGCTCAGCGAAATAAGGGACTACTTAATCCAAGTAGGTGAAGGGTCATTGCCTATGAATCATCAAATTATTTACCAATTACAAGACATTTTCAATCTCCTGCCTGACATATCTAGTGAAAATTTCATTGATAATCTTTACATCAAAACCAATGACCAATCCCTTGTTGTATACTTAGCTGCCCTTGTACGATCAATCATCGCATTGCATAACTTGATTAACAATAAGATTACAAACCGAGATGCAGAAGAAGGCAAGAAAGATGAAGCAAAGGACAAAAAAGAGAAGAAAGATGATAAGGATGACAAGAgtaaaacagatgaaaaaacaaAATCAGATAAGAAAGAAAAAGATGAAAAGAAGAAGTAA
- the LOC121728785 gene encoding myosin-VIIa-like has product MADRIHLSEYVWLKPTTNNEFDVPFAVKVLNSSGNRIQVRDDNGEVFSTDVTNVIKPLHATSVTTVEDMITLGELQEYTILRNLNIRYNQQLIYTYTGTMLIAINPYEILPIYTMDQIHFYQGSNIGDIPPHIFAIGNDSYRELLKSGSNQCVVISGESGAGKTESTKLLLQYLAAASGKHSWIEQQIQETNPILEAFGNAKTVKNDNSSRFGKYINIYFNTKGVIEGGNIDQYLLEKSRIVRQSNGERNYHIFYSLVNGLSADEKKKLELSRPADYEYLNSGRMLTCDGRNDALEFSDIRSAFKVLNFSDDDVWGMFSLLAAILHLGNMKFKAVNVNNMETSEITDANNATRIANILGVNRSKLCDSLTKKTLVAQGEKIVSNISVFAAVEGRDALVKAIYGHIFEFIVDVINKTLNKGSPLSSGSVGILDIFGFENFELNSFEQLCINYANENLQQFFVRHIFKLEQEQYEKEGISWTNINYVDNQDNLDLIGQKSMNLLSLIDEESRFPKGTDLTLLSKLNSNHNNKSCYLTPKSTHDHRFGIKHFAGDVLYNVKGFLDKNRDMLTMDIKEMIMDSSNEFLKSIFPLEAVTPHSGSRKVVSLSHQFKTSLESLMKTLYACHPFFIRCIKPNEFKKPRLFDRALCVRQLRYAGLMETAKIRQAGYPIRYTYFEFVMRYRLVVPGIPPPEKTDCKSASETICTAVLKDQEFRLGHTKVFLKDHHDAVLEELRHKVLIKAVVYVQANVRRFIARIRYLRLKEAAIVTQKHFRGRGYRKRFLAMRRGYLRLQAVIKSRELKRTFLHLRNFFTKLQAQSKGYLIRKLIKDKGPIIRAKLEMLKKEKRASRDDIKTAEDSYEKKYTELMASIWIVKDVCADNDNQIGVIEDKYVDDVFGFLKDSSTPAGTVRGTGFGVTSTAKTPVSKIIPLRQEEEEESFDEFNFKKFAATYFLGNTSHQYSRKHLRHSLLDLPSPIDKMASQALWITILRFMGDLSEPKYSDDKIDNVPVMTKLYDTLGRAFQKSKEFENLLPNETYDGYDKKSKMIQKTLKRHTKLNEDFLKNLVNDELTNEMYNNWLNARRSSNLEKLHFIIGHGIIRKELRDEIYCQLCKQLTNNPSKASYARGWILLSLCVGCFPPSERFVKYLRSFIRDGPPGYAPYCEGRLVRTFKNGPRTQPPSWLELQATKTKKPILLTITLMDESLKTTQSDSATTAEEICQQIADNINLTDTFGFSLYITLYDKVLSLGSEGEHIMDAISQCEQFAREQGTQEKNAPWRLFYRKEVFTPWHNPMDDPVATNLIFHQVVKGVKFGEYRCSSEKDLAIIAAQQHYIEYGNRIDPNILRKVIVNYIPNQFIQSNDAALTKWEHLVTKAFESSKNIQSSIDPLRCKEDIVIFAKIKWPMLFSRFFEVVKLKGEAINKELVIIAVNWTGIYIVDQSELILLEISYPEVTYVAYEEDTEYENLGRITIRTIQQEEFVFQSVDAREMSSLVIYLIDGLKRRSIYAIAQSDSEGYSDAASFLNYKKGDLITLLQDATGETLMNATWGHGECNHQEGLFPTEQVYILPTLTMPHSAILEVFKKGDINNQKKSHSKYNTIQRKKMHTLENFAKEHFRENYDINATVSRHATLNTAKKSVLGDLWAHTREPIRKPLLKKLLDDERLCKSSVAIFYAILRYMGDMPTPKVRSATEFTDEIFRPALADSVLRDEVYCQIMKQLTNNRIQLSEERGWELMWLATGVFACGQLLIKELVEFLKTRPHPIAKDCLKRVFKIQRGGSRMYAPYVVEVEAIQHRSMQIYHKVYFPDDTDEAFEVDSSTKARDLCEQITGRLNLKNSDGFSLFVKIVDKVFSVPESYYFFDFIHELVEWMKQTRPVRGGNQLQMNYQIFFMKKLWINTVPGRDKNADQIFYYPQELPKYLRGYHKTSKQDLAELASIIFRARYGNDQSLLPQISHMLNDLLPPDMIKIQSSSQWKSSISSAYLRQGTMSEEDAKELFLKKVYQFPTFGTAFFEVKQTSDPSYPEMVVIGINKNGVSVIHPQSRDILVTYPFSQLSNWSSGNTFFHMTMGNFFRGTKILCETSLGYKMDDLISSYIAVLRQALKKEQRS; this is encoded by the exons ATggctgatcgcatacatttatCT gaaTATGTTTGGTTGAAGCCAACAACCAACAATGAATTTGATGTTCCATTTGCTGTAAAAGTGTTGAACAGCTCCGGAAATAGGATACAAGTGAGAGATGACAACGGGGAAGTGTTTTCTACGGATGTTACCAACGTCATTAAACCATTGCATGCCACTTCCGTTACTACTGTGGAAGACATGATAACTCTGGGAGAATTGCAAGAATACACAATCCTACGTAATCTTAATATTCGATACAATCAACAGCTAATATAT ACTTACACTGGAACAATGTTGATAGCAATAAATCCATATGAAATTCTACCGATCTATACGATGGACCAAATTCATTTCTATCAAGGCAGTAACATAGGAGACATTCCCCCACACATTTTTGCGATAGGAAATGATTCCTACCGAGAATTGCTGAAGTCAGGATCAAATCAATGCGTCGTAATAAG TGGAGAGAGCGGCGCTGGAAAAACTGAAAGCACTAAACTATTGTTGCAATACCTAGCGGCGGCCAGCGGCAAGCACTCCTGGATAGAGCAGCAGATCCAAGAAACTAATCCAATCCTGGAAGCTTTTGGGAATGCCAAAACGGTCAAAAACGACAACTCATCCCGATTCggaaaatacataaatatttattttaacactAAAGGCGTCATAGAAGGCGGCAACATCGATCAGTACCTTTTGGAGAAATCTCGTATCGTCAGACAGAGCAACGGCGAGCGAAACTACCATATATTTTATTCACTCGTAAATGGTTTATCAGCGGATGAAAAGAAGAAGTTGGAACTCTCGCGACCGGCCGATTACGAGTACCTCAACTCCGGAAGAATGCTCACATGCGACGGTAGAAACGACGCTCTCGAGTTTTCGGATATAAGGTCGGCCTTCAAGGTACTGAATTTTTCTGACGACGACGTTTGGGGAATGTTCAGCCTCCTAGCTGCGATACTGCACTTGGgtaacatgaaatttaaagctGTCAATGTTAATAACATGGAGACATCGGAAATTACCGATGCGAACAATGCCACCAGGATTGCCAATATCCTCGGAGTTAACAGAAGCAAGCTCTGCGATTCCCTGACCAAGAAAACTCTCGTCGCTCAGGGAGAAAAAATCGTTTCGAACATCTCCGTATTCGCCGCGGTCGAAGGCAGGGACGCTCTAGTGAAAGCGATATACGGCCATATATTCGAGTTTATTGTggatgtaataaataaaacattaaacaagGGAAGTCCACTCTCCAGTGGCTCAGTTGGAATTTTGGATATTTTCGGTTTTGAGAACTTCGAATTGAACAGTTTCGAGCAGCTGTGCATAAACTATGCGAATGAAAACTTGCAGCAGTTCTTTGTGAGGCATATTTTTAAGCTGGAACAGGAGCAGTATGAAAAGGAGGGTATATCTTGGACGAATATAAACTATGTGGACAATCAAGATAACCTTGATTTGATAGGACAGAAGTCCATGAATTTGCTTTCTCTAATCGACGAAGAATCCAGATTTCCGAAGGGCACAGACCTGACGTTGCTATCGAAACTGAACAGTAATCACAACAATAAAAGCTGCTACTTGACACCAAAGTCTACGCACGATCATCGCTTTGGTATAAAGCATTTCGCTGGAGATGTTCTGTACAACGTTAAGG GTTTCCTGGACAAAAATAGAGACATGCTTACGATGGATATAAAGGAAATGATAATGGATTCCAGCAACGAGTTTTTAAAGAGCATATTCCCGTTGGAAGCAGTCACGCCGCATAGCGGAAGTCGCAAAGTTGTCTCCCTCAGCCACCAGTTTAAAACTTCTTTAGAATCTTTGATGAAGACTTTATACGCTTGTCATCCATTCTTTATTCGATGTATTAAACCGAATGAATTTAAGAAGCCACGG CTATTCGATCGGGCGTTATGCGTTCGTCAGCTGCGTTACGCTGGACTAATGGAAACTGCTAAAATAAGACAAGCCGGGTATCCCATTCGATACACCTACTTTGAATTCGTAATGCGCTATCGATTGGTAGTCCCAGGTATACCGCCACCTGAAAAAACTGACTGCAAAAGTGCCTCCGAAACTATCTGCACCGCAGTGTTAAAAGATCAGGAGTTCAGACTCGGTCATACCAAAGTATTTCTTAAGGATCACCACGATGCGGTGCTGGAAGAGTTACGTCATAAAGTGCTGATAAAGGCGGTAGTGTATGTGCAGGCGAACGTCAGACGATTTATCGCTAGAATAAGATATTTGCGGCTGAAGGAAGCGGCTATCGTCACACAGAAACACTTCCGAGGCCGAGGTTACAGAAAAAGATTCCTCGCGATGCGAAGAGGGTACCTGCGATTACAAGCTGTCATTAAATCGAGGGAGCTGAAAAGGACTTTCCTGCACCTCAGGAATTTCTTCACAAAATTACAAGCCCAAAGCAAAGGCTACCTAATACGAAAGCTGATTAAAGACAAGGGCCCAATAATCAGAGCGAAGTTGGAGATGCTTAAGAAGGAAAAACGGGCATCCAGAGATGACATTAAAACTGCTGAGGACTCGTACGAGAAAAAATATACGGAGCTAATGGCTTCCATATGGATTGTGAAAGATGTGTGCGCAGATAATGATAACCAAATAGGTGTAATAGAGGACAAATATGTCGACGATGTTTTTGGCTTTTTGAAGGATTCGTCTACGCCTGCTGGTACGGTTAGAGGTACCGGTTTTGGAGTG ACTTCGACCGCTAAGACACCGGTGTCTAAAATAATACCGTTACGACAAGAAGAAGAGGAGGAGTCATTTGacgaatttaattttaaaaaatttgcaGCTACCTACTTTTTAGGGAATACGAGCCATCAATACTCTAGAAAACACCTCAGACACTCGTTACTAGACCTTCCCTCGCCGatcgacaaaatggcgtccCAGGCTCTGTGGATCACTATACTCAGGTTTATGGGAGACCTCTCGGAGCCGAAATACAGCGATGACAAAATCGACAACGTGCCGGTCATGACCAAACTCTATGACACTCTAGGACGCGCCTTCCAGAAAAGCAAAGAATTTGAA AATCTCCTACCAAACGAGACTTATGATGGGTAcgacaaaaaaagcaaaatgaTTCAGAAGACGCTGAAGCGACACACCAAACTGAACGAAGATTTTCTAAAGAATTTAGTCAACGACGAATTAACTAACGAAATGTATAATAACTGGCTAAATGCCCGACGCAGTTCCAATTTAGAAAAGCTTCACTTTATCATTGGACATGGAATAATTCGCAAGGAATTAAG GGACGAAATATATTGCCAATTGTGTAAACAACTCACTAACAATCCTTCAAAGGCATCATACGCGCGTGGCTGGATCCTTCTATCTCTGTGCGTGGGTTGTTTCCCGCCATCCGAACGTTTCGTTAAATATCTCAGATCGTTCATCAGAGACGGTCCGCCAGGGTATGCCCCGTACTGCGAAGGGAGGTTAGTGCGAACCTTCAAAAATGGACCTCGAACGCAACCGCCGAGTTGGCTGGAATTACAAGCGACGAAGACCAAGAAACCTATCCTACTCACGATCACACTCATGGACGAATCCCTGAAAACGACTCAGTCTGATTCGGCCACGACCGCCGAGGAGATTTGCCAACAGATCGCCGATAATATAAATCTCACCGACACTTTTGGATTTTCGCTGTACATCACGCTATACGACAAAGTCCTGTCCTTGGGCAGCGAGGGTGAACACATCATGGACGCGATATCGCAATGCGAGCAGTTCGCGAGAGAGCAGGGCACGCAGGAAAAGAACGCTCCTTGGAGATTATTCTACAGAAAAGAAGTTTTCACGCCGTGGCATAATCCGATGGACGACCCCGTCGCTACGAATCTAATATTCCATCAGGTCGTTAAGGGCGTGAAGTTCGGAGAGTACAGGTGTAGCTCCGAAAAGGATTTGGCGATAATTGCAGCGCAGCAACATTATATAGAGTATGGAAACCGCATCGATCCTAATATACTGAGAAAAGTTATAGTCAATTACATACCGAATCAATTCATACAGTCCAACGATGCGGCgctgacaaaatgggagcatctCGTCACGAAAGCTTTCGAATCATCGAAAAATATACAGTCGTCGATCGATCCTCTGCGATGTAAGGAGGATATAGTGATATTCGCTAAGATCAAGTGGCCGATGTTGTTCTCGAGGTTCTTCGAAGTGGTCAAATTAAAAGGGGAAGCTATCAACAAGGAGCTCGTCATAATAGCGGTCAATTGGACAGGAATTTATATAGTGGACCAGTCGGAGCTGATACTACTGGAGATATCATACCCCGAAGTCACCTACGTCGCCTACGAGGAGGACACGGAGTATGAAAACTTAGGACGTATAACGATAAGAACTATACAGCAGGAGGAATTCGTTTTTCAGAGCGTGGATGCGCGCGAGATGAGTTCCCTCGTAATATATCTGATAGACGGTCTGAAGAGGCGGTCGATTTATGCCATAGCCCAAAGTGACTCCGAAGGTTACAGCGACGCCGCGTCCTTCTTGAATTACAAGAAAGGGGATCTCATTACACTCCTTCAGGACGCTACCGGAGAGACGCTGATGAACGCGACCTGGGGCCACGGCGAGTGTAACCACCAGGAGGGCCTCTTCCCCACCGAGCAAGTTTATATTTTACCGACGCTGACGATGCCGCATAGCGCCATTTTAGAGGTGTTCAAAAAAGGAGACATTAACAACCAGAAGAAATCGCATTCCAAGTATAATACCATACAGAGAAAGAAAATGCATACCTTAGAAAATTTCGCCAAGGAGCATTTCCGAGAGAACTACGATATAAACGCGACAGTTTCCAGACACGCGACTCTCAACACAGCTAAAAAATCTGTTCTCGGCGACTTGTGGGCGCATACTCGTGAGCCTATTCGAAAGCCTCTGCTGAAGAAGCTTTTGGATGACGAGAGACTGTGTAAATCGTCAGTAGCGATATTTTATGCCATTCTGAGGTACATGGGGGATATGCCCACTCCTAAAGTTCGGTCTGCGACGGAATTCACGGACGAAATATTCAGACCGGCCCTAGCGGACTCCGTGTTGCGGGACGAGGTGTACTGCCAAATCATGAAGCAACTGACGAACAATCGTATACAGTTGAGCGAGGAGCGGGGATGGGAGCTGATGTGGCTCGCCACGGGGGTGTTCGCTTGTGGGCAGCTACTGATTAAGGAGTTAGTCGAGTTTTTAAAGACGAGACCGCATCCGATCGCCAAAGACTGCCTGAAACGCGTGTTCAAAATACAAAGAGGCGGTTCGAGAATGTATGCGCCGTACGTAGTCGAAGTGGAGGCTATTCAACATCGAAGCATGCAGATCTACCACAAAGTTTACTTCCCCGATGACACCGATGAAGCGTTCGAGGTCGATTCCTCTACGAAGGCGCGAGATCTCTGCGAACAGATAACCGGCCGGTTGAATTTGAAAAACAGCGACGGTTTTAGTCTCTTCGTGAAAATAGTCGACAAAGTATTTTCCGTTCCCGAGTCGTACTATTTCTTCGATTTCATACACGAGCTGGTAGAATGGATGAAACAAACCCGACCCGTGCGAGGAG GAAACCAGTTACAAATGAATTATCAAATATTCTTTATGAAGAAGCTATGGATTAACACGGTTCCCGGAAGAGATAAAAATGCCgaccaaatattttattaccccCAAGAATTACCAAAATATTTGCGTGGCTATCACAAAACGTCTAAGCAAGACCTAGCGGAGCTAGCATCGATTATATTTAGAGCGAGATATGGCAACGATCAGTCGCTCCTGCCGCAGATTTCGCATATGCTGAACGATCTTCTACCTCCGGATAtgataaaaatacaaagtagtTCTCAATGGAAGTCGTCTATCAGTAGTGCTTATTTACGCCAAGGGACAATGAGCGAGGAAGACGCGAAAGAACTTTTTCTTAAGAAAGTTTATCAGTTCCCCACATTCGGTACAGCATTCTTTGAAGTGAAACAAACCTCTGACCCCTCGTATCCAGAAATGGTAGTTATTGGGATCAATAAAAATGGAGTTAGTGTTATACATCCTCAAAGTCGG GATATTCTGGTCACCTATCCATTCTCACAGCTATCCAATTGGTCATCTGGCAATACATTCTTCCACATGACGATGGGCAATTTCTTCCGAGGGACCAAAATTCTTTGTGAAACGTCTTTAGGTTACAAGATGGATGATCTTATTTCCTCCTACATTGCAGTGTTACGGCAAGCGTTGAAAAAGGAGCAACGGTCTTAA